The Gossypium arboreum isolate Shixiya-1 chromosome 6, ASM2569848v2, whole genome shotgun sequence DNA window cacacagtgagacacgaccatgtgtctcaccgtgtatggaacacgactttgggacacgggcgtgtggagccttgaagcatgaaatttccaagattttcgtaagttctcagtttagtcccaaaccctttctaaagtatgttttgggctccgtagactcaaataagggactatgtgtaagagaatgaacgttttgaaatatgaataaaattttatggctcgtattttagtttaatgtttgtatgtttgtctggtaacgcctcgtaccttagcccggcctcggatacgggtaagggttgttacaatCTCCACTATCTCAGATAGGGACCCTCGATTTACAACTCGATTTTGGAGTAAGTTTCACGAAGCACTGTGCACTCGTTTACACTTTAgtattgcatttcatcctcaaacagatggacaatctGAACGTGTGGTACAAATTTTAAAAGGCatgcttcggtgttgtgtacTTAAATTTGGAGGTAACAGGGAAAAATACtggcctttgattgaatttgcttacagtaatagttatcaatccagtattaaaatggcacatGAAGCTCAATACGGtcacaaatgtagaactccattgtactggacagaattAAGTGAGAAAATGAGACATGGAGTTGACATGATCCAAGAGACTGAAGGAAAGGTGAAGATAATTAGACACAGTTTGAAAGCGGCCTCAAACTGTCAAAAGTCCTacactaatttgaaacaaaaagaaatagaatttcaagtcggtgaaaAAGTATTCTTGAAtgtgtcaccttggaagaaagttctccagttTGGACATAAAGGAAacctgagtccacggttcatcgagtcatatgagatcattgaaagaattgAGCCTGTTTCATATCAGTTAGCATTACCACAGGATCttgataaaattcataatgtgtttcatgtgtccatgttaagaCGATattgatcggatccttcacacTTTATTACtccaacagaagttgagattcaacctgatatgacttacaatgaggAACCAATTAAAATACTAGCATATGAGACGAAAGAGCTAACAAATAAAAATGTGGCAttggtaaaagttctttggcagcATCACGGATTAGAGGAAGCTACCTGGGAGCTggaggatactatgaggaagcaataccctaatctcttttctggtaagaattTTAAAGGATGAAAATTTCTAatggaggagagttgtaacagtccaattttgatgaggtcgaaacagtggttttaggaccacaaattcgatttaaaaataaaaataattccattttattttatggttggcatcatgataggaaggtcatatgaaaattttgatatgaaaattttatcgattgtgtggttaattaggtaaaggactaaattgcataaaatgtaaaagttggattctagtagctataggtatcaattagctatagaattcaaaacttaaggtccttatgtggaaATTAGACTATTGAagtgtagttagtagatattttaatgacacatccatggaaaaattagaaaaggcaagggactaaattggaaatcactaaaattaaaatatggaaattaaataaaaagaaatattcatctaatttcatatcatctttcacaaaatttcaatggaaaccctaggacagaggaagacaacttaccaagcttgaaaaagtatgaaatcaagtcccgttttgaattatttttatatttttgaaactgggatagtctTTTTTTGATAGAAAAAGACCCAAAAGTCAACCTCAATTTATTGCATCACTTAAAATAATATCATGGATTTCCAAAGGATAATCCATATCAAAATCCTTAGTGCAATTCTTAACAGTAGCCTATTTACAAAGATAATCAGTAGGTTTATTACAATAACGCGGGGCCCAAGCAAAACTAAAGTTAAAACATGGATTGAACATTTTAAGACTTTCTCGAATATGGTAGCCCATGGTTGAAAAGTCAGCATTCGTCCTATTAAGCTGATTTACCAAGCTGACGCAGTCAGACTCAAATTCCagcttaagccaaatttttttcCGTGCAAAACTAAAACTTTCTTCCAACGCATGCAACTCAACCCATTTGGCTTGTACGTTCCTCTCCAAGACACCTACCCTACCACTAAGAACAAAGCCATCATGATCCCTCGCTACAAGCCCAAAACTCATCTTCCTTCCGTTCGTAGTAGCGTCAAAATTTATCTTAATGACCCCCTGTCTAGGCTTCTTCTAACCTTTCTCCATAGCTGATTTTGGAAGCATCGGTTTTTCCAGGAaattaaaaatgcaaaaatcttgGCTTAGCACAGTAGCACTTTCCCAAGTCACTTTGGCCTCCTCCTCCACATCACGAAAAACTTTATTGTTCCAGCTATTCCAGATATTCCAAAGCACTATAATGAAATCAAAAAATGCCTTCTTATCTAACGTACGAGCCACATCTTCAAGCCAATCCACACACCAACCGTAGCATCCCTCAAGCAAATTATTATTGAAACCTCTATAAGCCAGCACCGCCCTTGCCATTGGGCAGTCTTTCATCGCATGAAGTAGGGTCTCCATACTAATCCCACATCTCGGACAATTACCGTTGACCTTTCTTCGAATGCCGAAAATATTTTCGTACGTAGGCAAGATGTCGTGCCCCAGATGCTAGCAGAAAATCTTAATTTTTGGGAGAGTTTGTAACTTCTACGTAAACTTCTAGAAAAACCAATGAGGGCCGAGCCCCTTATGCTTAAGAGTCAACCAGGAATAAGCTGACTTAGTCGAATAATAGCCAAGGGGATTATGGAACCAAATACGGTAGTCGTCAGGGCCATTATGAAGAATGGGGATTTTGCATATTTGGTCCCTCAAATCTTCACCGTAGATCTCTATTACCCTTCACTCATTCCAGCCATCCGTCTCATTGTTCAACAGATCACTCACTTTTTCCTCTTGGACCTCCCTCTTGTTAAGCCCAATTGAATCACTCGAAATCCCTTCAAAACCCCAATTGTCGTGCCAAATATCGATCTTGCTTCCTCTACCTACATTCCAGCTAGATCCCTCGTATAGAAACCTAGCAGCTTTAGCAATGCTTTGCCAAGTAAAAGTGGGCTTATCAATATGCTTAGGATGAAAAACATCCCTATCCGGGAAATATTTAGCACTCAAAACTCTGAAGCATAACGTGTCTTTACAGCTAATAAGACGCCACACTTGCCTGCCTAACAAAGCCATGTTAAAGAGCCTTAAATCCCTGAACCTGAGGCCCCCATCCCTTTAAGGAAACATATATGGTCCCAAGATAACATATGCCAACCT harbors:
- the LOC108485304 gene encoding uncharacterized protein LOC108485304, translated to MKAVTSLDGYLILPILIGKKKLAASQRILDSATNRIGSWYKRLLSNGGKEIFIKSIFQSIPTYAFSIFFVPNGVMEELQDGGLRFRDLRLFNMALLGRQVWRLISCKDTLCFRVLSAKYFPDRDVFHPKHIDKPTFTWQSIAKAARFLYEGSSWNVGRGSKIDIWHDNWGFEGISSDSIGLNKREVQEEKVSDLLNNETDGWNE